The sequence AGTGGTTAAATAGAAGACAGTTGGGATAGAGTTAATCGAACATATCATTGAATCGGATAAGTTATTAGATGGATTATATAAAGATGAAGATCAGTTAAAATAATAGTTTTAAATCTAACGTGGAGGATTTATATGAGTAACAATATATTTACGAAGCCAGAGCGTCCATTTCTGCTAATATATGAAGATGAGGAGCATAATGTAAGTTATTCTTGGCTTGAAACAGTAGAAGAATTACTAGAAGTTGCAAAAGAAATTAGAGGTAGTGATGGAAGAATCATAAATTCTATAGAAATTGGAAGTAGTCGAGAGGTTAATAGTGAAGATGTTATCCGAGATGCAGGAAATTTTGTCGAAAATGTTATTTCTACTTATCAAAGAGCATGTGAGCTGGGATTTGATAGCATTGTGATTGCAATAGATACAGATATCGAAAAAGCATATTATATTAATGATACCGAAAATGGATTCCAGTGCGATAATTTTGACTATTACTTTGATGATATAGATTCAATTGCAGAAGAACTGTTTAATGAAATACATGGAAATGTCACAGAGATAAGAATAGAGTAGGAGAAATGAAATGGCAAGATATAGGGTAGGGGCTTTAGTAAGTTCTATGATTTATGACGAATTTGATGCAGATAATGAAGAACAGGCAAAGGAAATGATGTGTGATAAATATGGAGATATGTCTATTACCTTGTGTGCACATTGCTCAACTAAAATTGATGGTTTGTCAGTAAGTGAAAATACTGAAGATTATGAAGTTGAAGAAATAAATAAGCAGGATGAAATTTGAGTTTGAATTAGAAAGGTTGTGATTTATTTGCAAGAACAATATAGACTTGTTAAAGACTTAAATACAGAAGATACATGGGAATTTGATAAAGGAAATGCCACTCTTAAAAAAGGACTCATGTGTTATTTAGACACTTGGGAAAGATGTCCGACTATTATGTATGATGGAAAGGCTATTTGTGATTTTGATAGTAAGATGGCTAACGAATGTTTTGAAAAGGTTAATGAAATCTAAGATTCATATGGAGAAGGGGCATAATATGTACATAATTAAAGATAGCAACGACAGGTATTTTGTACAGTGGATTGGTAGCATACCGGTTTTTAATGGGGATATATCTTCTGCAAAAGTACTTAATGAGAAAGATGCAAATAAGGCAATAAGATCGTTGAAAATGATAATTAAAGGTAATTACGAAAAAATATTGTGCGATGAGGAATTTATAAAAAGGATGAATAGGGATAATCCTGAGTGGTATCGTCAACAGATAGAAGAATTACTGAAGCAATATGAACAGAAATCAAAAGACACCTATAATTCCAATGGAGGAGCGTATTTGATATACAAACAAATTATTGACGATTTGGAAACGGTTTTATATAGTAATTAGGACTTTGGAGGTGAATGGTATCTCGTAGTAAGGGTCATAGTAAAGTTTTTACAAATAAATAAAGAAAACTGTTGACATGGTGTGAAATTAGTGATATAGTTACGTCAGATGGAAATAAAGAAAACCAAAAAAACAGATTGGTATGAAAAGGAGGATATGTATAAGTGTCAACAGTAAAAGTGATTGGAAATAATGTGTGTTTATTAAATAATGATAGGGTGGTTCACAGCAGGAGCATAGCGGAAACTATATATTGCGGAGAGGTGAGATATGCATATCTTCCCAAAATGCCTACTGTTGAGGGATTAAAGTTCCACATTCAAGAGAAAGCAAGACCTGTTTTGATCGTATCAAACAACGCTAACAATAGAGCCACCAACGGTAACGTCCAAGTTATTCCGTTTACATCAAAAGACAAGACCAGTTTGCCAACTCATTTATCATTCAAGGCAGGAGAATTTGGGCTTGCAGAAGATTCAATTTTGATGGCCGAGTGTGAGACGCAGATTCCAGCAATGTTTGTTTTTGAAAAAATCGGCGAAGTAAATGATAATAAAATTATTGAAGATATCGTCCAAACGATAATTATTCAGCATGGCTTGTTTGCAAAACTTATGAAAAAGAGATATAATAAGTCGAATGTGAACCGATCAGTGTCTGATTATAAGGTTATCGAAGGGAGAAAACATAATGACTTCGAAAGAAATATTGGATAATTTTTCGAAAATAGACTCAAAATCTACAGCAGCAGCAAAATACATCAATGGACAGAATCCTTTTCAATATGAGGAAGAGTTTGGAGCAGACTTTATTCACTTTACTGATAAGATGATATCAGATATGTTGCTTGAAAAGAAGAGGTATTATAGATTATTCTATTTATCGAAAGCAATAACATATTACCGTCAATTCTACGACTACTGTAGGAGTTGTGGATATATTAATAATAATCCTGTAAGCGATAATTCCATATATTTTACTTATTCATATATGTTGCAAAAAATTGTTAAACTCGGAAACGTAGAATTATATTCAAGAAATTATATTACAAGTAAATGCAACGGGTTTGACGAAAATACTCCATATTACAAATCAATTGCACTGTCCATCTATGAAGGTGTTAAAGACTTTAACTCTCTATCTAAAATCAAGTACAGCGATATTGATTTTGAAAAAGGTATTATTAAAGTAGCCGATGATCATATAAAAATATCAGAAGAATTGCTTCAGACATATAAAGATATGTATGATATGAATTCCTTTAAGAATATGTCAAGACAAGAATACTTTTTATTTGATGATTCTATTGATTCTTTAATAAGGCAGTTTCAGAAAAGAGGAGAAGGAAAATCAAGTAATGACTTGGTTAGATTTGCAAGATTTATGAGTTTAAAAATTGTCGAAACAGGCTTAGACTGTAATTTCATTTATGATTCTGGATTGATATTTAGGTTATCAGAAATTCTTGGAAAAGAAAGATTATTAGAAATTCTTGAATATGATAGTGGCTTAAGTAAAAAAGAAAAAATAGAAAATAATAAGGCTATGCAAGCTGCCCTTATAAAAGCAGGAAGCAATCTTCTGTGCAAAAACTTCTTGTTTGACTATAGAGTATATGGCGTTTGTTTGAAAAATAATTTAATAAAGTAATCCTTGAGTCTAAACGTCTATTAATGGCGTTTAAATTCAAGGGATTGAAATAAATAAAGAAAACCATAATGGAGGAATATAATGGCTGAAATCGTTGAAGAGATTTTAAACAATCAATCAAGAGGTTGTATAATTAGTATATTTACACCAACCGATAGCGATAAATACTATATGAGAAAATATTGTGCATCAATTGACTGTAATGGTATGCATTTAATATTAAAAGATGATAAAAATAATGATTTAAGTATTAGCATTTCTATCGGCAATATTAAACTTCTGAATAAAGAGGAACTTTTTGAAAATTCAATATTACTGGATTTTTTGACGGAAGATAATATTAGATATGAAATGTACATAGCCGATTCATTTTACTCATCGGACATGCGGATCAAGCGCCATAATTAATGGTGTATTTTTTAATAGCATACACGAAAATAAAGAAAACCAAAAGCGAGGGTTAAATGATTTCTTTCAAAGAACTAATAATGTCAAATCAATTAAAGGACATAGTTATTCATGTGGATTATATGTCAGGTGAATGTGTGGAAGTTGATATAAAAAAATATAAGCTTTTTAAATGCGAAGAACCAGGACAAGCACTGGTGGTGGGCGATACACCGATTCCATCAATTAGAATATTTACAGATAATGTGGAGCTGTTGAGTAAGGAAGAAATGCTGGGAAAAGTAATTGCAATAGAAGCCAGGCACAAAGATACATATTATAACTTTTACATACATAGTGGGCTTGACTTTACGAAAACAACAATTGAAGATGTTGCTTGAAAATGCGTATTTGCTAGTGAGATATAGCAATTAAAAACAGAATCTTATTTGAAATAAAAATCTAAATAGAGAAAGGATATTATGGAGAAAAAGTTAATGTGCATTGATGCACTTGGAAGCAATACACCGGATGATTTGATTCCGATAGTAGAGAAATATCACAAAAAATTAAATGAGTTTACAGATGAGTTTGTAGACGATTGTATTAAGGAGAATATTGAATATTGTTCTGCCTTTGGCTTTCTGTTTTCTCACTTAGATCATCTGTTAGCTATGAAGTATGCCAAAAGAAATTATGAAATAAAAAAGGGGAATGTATGAACGCAGAAGAATACATGAAGCAATATGAACCCAATGCATATATTAGATATCTGAATTATCGCAGAAAAGATAATATTCCTAAACCTGGCACCATTATAAAAACACTGAAGGGCGGATTCGGCTCTTTATATGAAGGAAGAATATTTGTAATATATGAAATAAATGAACGGTACATAGTTCTTGTCTCTCCTAATTGGGAAGACGAACTTGATGATTGGGACATTGAAGCTGGGATTAATGAACCACAAGATTGCTACTTGTCTGACATAAATGAGTGGTGGGAAGAACTTGAAATTTTATCTGAGAAGAACTGATGAGTTGAACCTTTTAATGAGAGATGGGAGAAAATAATGGGATATTACGGTAATAATGTAGAGCCAGAAAAGAAAATAGTAAAGATCAAGGTTGAATTTGAAGCCATACCAATTAGACATATGGCTGTGCAATGCTCAGACTGCAAAAATTGGTTTCATGGGAATGATATTTACAAAGATGGCTGTAGCTATAAGCATGATATTTTTTGGAACGAATGTGAATGTCCAAAATGCGGAAACCGTTTTATAGTATCAGAGAACAGCGATTTAGGTAGCGCTAATTTTCCTGAGTTTTATAAAGAATGTCTTCAGAAGAAGGAGGTTTGGGAATGACTTTAGAAAAAGTGAACGAACTGATGGTGCTTTGTGAATTAGAACAGTCAATCTTATGTTTGGGAAAAATTGAAGAGGCGAAAGAAGGCTACTTTGCTGATGAAATTGAAAATCCTCGGCTAGAAAGGTTCTATCAGCTACAAAACAAATACCATTATGGTTGGTACATAGCTCGTGACGATATAGATGAACAGATAGTTCAAATCAATAAGTTTAAGGAGTATATTCTTAAACAATAATTGCGAACAAACTCGTGTTTGATAGTAAATGAAAGGAAGGCTTAAAATGAAAAAGGAATATGAAACCGAGCAATTTATAAAAGGGGCAATTGCCATAAGAGTAGTGTCCGATGAACAATCGAGATTTTTAATAAAACTCTCAGTAGAGAATGGTTTTGAAAACGGCGATAGTAATGATTACATTACTGAGGACACCTATAAAAGATATCCATATTATTACATAGAAGATGACTATCAATTACAGGCATCGCAGTATAAAGAAACCGCCATAGAGGAGTGTGGTGAAGTAATGGAATTTGAAACTTGGTTTGGGCAGATTTTGGACAAGGATAAGTAGATAAAATCTTTGTTTGGTGAGGAGGTATAATGCTTATAGAAAAGCGAATTTGTGATATATGTAAGAAAAATGATCAAGTAGAAGTTTTAAAATAAAACAGAGCCTTAAGGGTCACTATGAAAGGACTGGATATGGAGGGCGATGGAATCCATTATCTTGGACATCATATGAAACTATTGATATCTGCGGAGACTGCGCCGAGAAAATACTTGGATTGTCGTACAGGGATAGTAATGGCTATGGCAAAAGCCCTGGGTTAAAATAGGAGGTAAGCATGAATATATATTTAAAGTTGATTAAGCCAATTTTGGGATTGGATTGTAATAATTTTGAGTTTAGAGATGTTGATTCAATTTCAAATGACACGCATTTGGAAATTATAGATAAAGCAAGTATGCAGCTTGAATTTAAATGTAGGTTGGATAATATTGATAGTCTTGTAAAGGAAGAATAATTTACTATAGAAGGATAATTTTATAAAAAGATGGAGGAATATGAATGGGGAGTTTTAGTTGGTTAAAAGCAGACAATTTAACTAAAGTGGCGAATGTATTAGAAGGAAAGCCTTTCAAGTTTTTGATTCCAAAAGAGTTTGGTGGAGGTTTTATTAAAGATTATTACCAGGATTATGGTTATCTGGGTTCTAAGAAAGACGGTAAACCAAAATATGATATGTATGAGGTATTGGCATTTTGGAATAGTGTGAGAAATGTTCCATTTGGGAAATTATCAATTAAAAAAGAATTAAAATATGACGAAGAATTTCCGTTAATGAAAGAAATAGACCAATATACGGGCGATAATAGGCACTTAGGAATTGACATTGGTTGCCATAAGGAAGAAATTGATAAATTAAAATATCCTCTTAAATTAGTTTCGGCCTCATATAGTGGCACATATGAAGAATGTGAAGGTAGGAGTTACGGAGATCCTAATCAGGGGTGGGCACCAGTGTACAGAAAAGAAGAGGTTGTTTAAGTGAAGAGATTGACAAGAAGAAGTAACGTTGGAGAAGGGCTTCCTGCAAGTCACTTGAATTTAATGGTTATGGACACTACAAGTCAAGATACACTCACAGAAATTCTGGAATTATTAGCGGCCTATGAAGATACTGGATTATCACCAGAAGAGATAGAAACTGCTAAGAGTGCGGCGAAGCTGTTTTATAAGGATTTTCCTAAAAATGTTGGGAAAGCAACTGATATGTTACCGACAGCACTTTTCAATGCTGATCTAAAAACTGATTAAAGGTGCATTTGATGAGGAATGGAGGCAGGTAAGTGAAAAGAGAAAACTATGACATAAAACAGGGGGCTAAAATAAATACTATAAAATTTGAAGGTCTGATTGCTCTTATAAAGGAAATAAATGATTCGGAGAACGTAGATGTCGTACATGTGATAAATTCTTTGCCTACAGAATTGGGAAGGAATCTTGCGAGATATATACTTGTGAAAATGAGAAATATGGATAGAATCGGAATTCTCTAAAGAAAGGAGAGTTGTTAATGGACGTTGTAGTTCAGTCAGATTATCAGGACATATATAGAATTACTGGCGGTGTCTTACTTGTGGTAAATAAGTTTAAACAGATGGAGATAGATGGAGTAAAATATCCAAGGGTGGACTACTGTAGAAGGAATAACTCAAGATTATATAAACAAGGCTGCCAGAATCATTTAAAGATGTTGACAAAAGAATACGTAAAAGAGAAATCCTGTTTCGGGCCAGCATGGAGTGTACCATCAGGAACAGTATGTTATTGCGACATACCAGTTGAAATTGCTTCAAAAGATGAATGGGAGTATCAGATCAAGACAAGTGGAGAGTCGTTTTCTGGAAGAGATGAAAATATGATTGAATTTTTGAGGGAGATTGAATTGATAATTAAAAAGACAGGTGAAGGAAGTTTGGTCGCCAACTCCACCTGTCAGTAAGCAACACCTAGCGGATAGCATAAGTGTTATTTCTAATATAACATTTCTAATGGCTTATTTCAAGCCGGTTATCCATCTATGAAAATTACAATGAAACTCCGCTTTTATTCGGTGGTTGCAAACACTGAGTTTAAGCGTAACAAATAAAAAATAAGAAAGGTAAAACAGTAAATTCTAGGATAAAGAGAATGCGCATTCCCTGTATATAGGGAAAATTTGAATACAGAAAATAAATGCGGAGCTTTAAATAAAGTAAGGTTAACTGGAAATATTTTATTTTCAGGAATTGGTGCTCAGGAACGAGGATTTGAAGACTCAGGATTGTTTGAAATAGAAGTATTAACTACATCTGACATTTGTAAGGAAGCAGTTCTATCTTACGCTGCTATCCATTGTGGATTGACATGTAAAATGGTTGAAAACTACCCTGATTATCCAACTAGGGAAGAAATGGCACAGCATTTAACAAATATCAACTTGGGATATGAACCAGACAAAAATAAGTATTACGATTGGTTCAAACTAATAAAGAAGAAAAATAAAGAACTTGAAAAGTATTGGTTGGCATGTAAATTAAGTAACAATCTTGGTGATATTAGTAAAATTGAGGAATTACCATATGCTGACTTTTGGACAGTAAGTTTCTGTTGCCAAGATATTTCGGTGGCTGGAAAAATGAAGGGGTTAAAGCCCGACAGTGGAACGAGGAGTAGTTTGCTTTGGGATAATATTAAGTTATTAGAGAGAGCAAAAAATAATAGTACTCTTCCAAAATACATTATGTTTGAAAATGTAAAGAATTTGGTAAGCAAGAAGTTTATTAATGATTTTAATGATTTAATTGATGTGCTTGGAGAACTTGGATTCAATACATATTGGAAAGTGATTAATGGAAAAGACTGTGGGATTCCTCAAAATCGTGAAAGAGTTTTTGTTATCGCAATTCGTAAAGATATTGATACTGAGAAATTTGAGTTTCCGACTCCATTTGATAATGGATTAAGGCTCAGAGATATTCTTGATACTGTTGTCGATGAGAGGTTTTATCTATCAGATGAAAAGGTAAAAGATATGATCTCTAATATGAGTCCTTGTTGCAAAAATAAAAACTCTGTTATTCGAATTGGTAAAATCAATTCATCTCAGGACGGACTGGTTGTTGACATCAATGGATTGTCTCCAACCCATACATCTGGGCATGGAAATTCACCTAAGATTATAACAGTTGGTAATGTTAATCCGTCTGGTAACGGAATGAATGGTAATGTATTTTCTGACAATGGTTTGGCACCCACATTAACTACTAATAAAGGTGAAGGGAATAAGATTCTAATCAATAAGGAGTCGAATGAACTTCAGCAGGTTGGCTCCATAAACAATTATAACGATGATGCTAATCGTGTTTATAGTGATAATCTTGCAAGAACGCTAAAAAGTGAAGCTGGTGGAGGGGGTGCTAAAACTGGCTGGTGTCAAACCAGCGTAGAATGTAACCACACAGAATTTCCTTGTATTTATGATGATAGGGATAAGGGGTTTGGAGTAAAAACGTCTGATTATTGTCCCACTCAAAGAGCTGAAAGATTTGGAATTAAGTGTATTGAAGTAACCAAGAGGGTGAGAAAACTTATTCCTAAAGAATGCTGGAGACTCATGGGGTTCAGAGACTCAGATTGCGAAGCAGCTTCGAATATTGGAGTAGCAGATTCACATTTATATAAGGAAGCTGGCAATTCTATTATAACAAACTGCGTCAGACTTCTGGCGGAGCATTTGTATAAGGCTCAATATGATAATACATATAAGTGTACCGATGAAAATTTTACACAACCACAGGTGGATTAAATTCTGCTTGTGGAGATCAACCAGTGTTATTAGGCGGAGTTGGAGAAATAAACTTTGGGAAGCAATACAGACAAGGGAATCGAATTTATGATTCAAATCATATTGCAATGTGTGTTCTGTCTCAACCAGTGGGAAATGCGGGGGGATATAGTTACTTATATGCAGTATATGAACCAATTTGTGCTGCTATGAGAGGCAGATACGATGAAGATGGCAAGATTCAACAGCAATTAGAACCGAGATATGATGGTTTAACCAACACAATTACAACGGTTACTAAGGACAATTTAATTGTAGAGAACAGATGAAATTAAAGTTTGCTTCAGAATGGAGGTAATTAAAATAAAGAAAGGTATCGTCGGTTTTATCAAAAGAATTATTGGATATTGTGACGGTTGCAGAGACTGTAAGAATAGATTTTTTAAATATCCTAAGAGGTTTCGTATGAGAACTATGTACGAAGATGAAGAATCAAATTACATAACGTGTTGTAAGGGATATTTCGAAAATGTTATTAAACCATATTGGGACGAAAGATGGGAAGAGTTTTATTCTTCCAGATTGTAGGGAGGAATTGATTGAAAACTGTAGCTAACTTTAGATGTAAAGAATGTGATGATATTTTTTGGGCGGAATCCGGCAAATGGACGAAGTGTAAATGTGGAAAGTGCGAAGTTGAACCGCTTGAAATGGGTAGCACGGCGTATAGGGGTAAACAGTGCTTCGAGAGGCTTAAAGATGGTGAAGACCACACATATTACGATGAAAGCGATTTTTATATTATGGAAGGGGAGGTGCTAGATTTATTTAATAAGATGAAGCAGATGTGCGAAGAACTAGACTTTCACATATACGAATCATTCAAGAAAAGCGAAGATGGAGATGAATATTTATCTTATATAAATTACACAAACTCAGACCTGATTAATCATAATGAGATGAACGAAGTACAATTTTGCGTAAGATTTGATAAGTATTTTAATGCAGGGGACTATATTGGCAGACTAAATTCCTTTTACGAATTTCTTTTATATTTAAAAAATAATCCGGAGCTTCTAAAAAAGCGAAAAGAATTATTGGACTATTCTTATAAAAATGATGTTGAGTGGGATAGGAAACAAGTAAAAGATTATGATTATACGTTTTATTTTTAGAATAGAAACAGAGTTTAATTGGAGGGAAGACGTAAACATTAGAAGACTTGGTTTTGAGAGAATTATGAAATGACGATTTCAATTGGTAAACCCATATTTAGCCGAGAAAAGTGCGAGGGAATAAAACTCCCTCGCAGGTGAAAACTATCGAACAATGCTATATTTTCTATTACAATTTGGACAACAAAGACCTACACTAGGCCAGTCCTGTTCGAGTTTGTCCTTCCAATATGTGATTGGAACACGACCGCTGCAATTTGAATAATGGCATTCAAAAGTATCATCTTCATTTTGAACAGTACTTAATGGCCCAGCAATTGAGCGTTCTTCTTCTACTAATATCTCATGCATAATACCACCTCCATATTTGATTCTTAAATTATACAGGTTTTTAGCGGTGGTGGCAATGCATTATGAGAAAGG is a genomic window of Lacrimispora sphenoides containing:
- a CDS encoding type II toxin-antitoxin system PemK/MazF family toxin; translated protein: MSTVKVIGNNVCLLNNDRVVHSRSIAETIYCGEVRYAYLPKMPTVEGLKFHIQEKARPVLIVSNNANNRATNGNVQVIPFTSKDKTSLPTHLSFKAGEFGLAEDSILMAECETQIPAMFVFEKIGEVNDNKIIEDIVQTIIIQHGLFAKLMKKRYNKSNVNRSVSDYKVIEGRKHNDFERNIG
- a CDS encoding DNA cytosine methyltransferase yields the protein MNTENKCGALNKVRLTGNILFSGIGAQERGFEDSGLFEIEVLTTSDICKEAVLSYAAIHCGLTCKMVENYPDYPTREEMAQHLTNINLGYEPDKNKYYDWFKLIKKKNKELEKYWLACKLSNNLGDISKIEELPYADFWTVSFCCQDISVAGKMKGLKPDSGTRSSLLWDNIKLLERAKNNSTLPKYIMFENVKNLVSKKFINDFNDLIDVLGELGFNTYWKVINGKDCGIPQNRERVFVIAIRKDIDTEKFEFPTPFDNGLRLRDILDTVVDERFYLSDEKVKDMISNMSPCCKNKNSVIRIGKINSSQDGLVVDINGLSPTHTSGHGNSPKIITVGNVNPSGNGMNGNVFSDNGLAPTLTTNKGEGNKILINKESNELQQVGSINNYNDDANRVYSDNLARTLKSEAGGGGAKTGWCQTSVECNHTEFPCIYDDRDKGFGVKTSDYCPTQRAERFGIKCIEVTKRVRKLIPKECWRLMGFRDSDCEAASNIGVADSHLYKEAGNSIITNCVRLLAEHLYKAQYDNTYKCTDENFTQPQVD